A window from Shewanella livingstonensis encodes these proteins:
- a CDS encoding helix-turn-helix domain-containing protein, giving the protein MKNYTSIELVKLSTSEKDARMRIRILAVSCFLECHNRAQVARQLTASRRSVNEWVKNYLNSRIDGLKANMISTKAHKLGEQQKQVLYQYIDELSRSELGGRLNLIDST; this is encoded by the coding sequence GTGAAAAATTACACATCTATTGAACTCGTTAAATTATCAACGTCAGAAAAAGACGCCCGTATGCGTATTCGCATTTTGGCAGTCTCTTGCTTCTTAGAATGTCACAATCGCGCTCAAGTTGCTCGCCAACTAACGGCTAGTCGTCGCAGTGTCAATGAATGGGTTAAAAACTACTTAAATTCTCGCATTGATGGTTTGAAAGCCAACATGATCTCGACAAAGGCTCATAAACTCGGCGAACAGCAAAAGCAGGTTCTCTATCAATATATTGACGAATTAAGCCGCTCCGAACTAGGTGGACGATTGAACCTAATCGATAGTACCTGA
- a CDS encoding putative bifunctional diguanylate cyclase/phosphodiesterase, with amino-acid sequence MRHVVETSLLIQDLERIEQEVALVSTDQNMMVYVILDSASEIQFANHIIWRESNATNVLEGYSADLHRSVISNNKSYIKVNFERLSIQAYYPLNANSRYSNSNSVELIYLEYDIANLLAEAVDSLLKRFIEIWGIGALLLSLFCVMLHYLLIRPLTQLSQAAKNLDSPDFNTDILCASTELINLRDYLNQVNGRLSRSKKRLNDAEQRWLFAVEGARNGIWDWCISTGDVFVSDRWKDILGYQPYELDNDYSVWESRLHRDDKAQVLNTLQNYINNQHEYYESVHRLRHKDGRYIWILDRGKIVEWDERGRPSRIIGTITDVSGDVKSQNITNDKQGHNGLTDLINRDVLADQLYDLQVFSRKTGQFSALLMINLDNFKLINDALGRQLGDRLLMQIAARLSGTFSSAGLVARLGADEFVILAKNFGNEIDQANKRALALASEVRQLIGRGFTISDQNLTISARIGLVVFDGIESLEPQVLLARADSALEQAKDSRSNGCAIYQAELDQNQVQPFKLQNELKLAIHNQQMSLVYQPVVDQAGQLNSVEVLMRWYHPQYGYISPRKFIASAELSDCIFELELWALDKVCEVIRELQQANATVPIMSLNVSSRHFHQDHFVNVIMNRINAAQISPTLLQFELAEDVFVVNANVARNKIAELQRFGVNIAMDNFGSGSCAVHLLQGIRFSQVKLAAVYLEDIEFNPETFNIISAIVEFAAKLNFPVVAKQIENKQQLNLLTHAKCTWFQGYIISRPLVHDDIIQLIKTQLSLSVVP; translated from the coding sequence ATGCGTCATGTAGTCGAAACGTCTTTATTGATACAAGATCTTGAACGGATAGAGCAGGAGGTTGCGTTAGTTTCAACCGATCAAAATATGATGGTCTATGTGATACTTGATTCTGCTAGTGAAATTCAATTTGCAAATCATATTATTTGGCGAGAAAGTAATGCTACTAATGTTTTAGAGGGGTATTCTGCTGACTTGCATAGAAGTGTTATCAGTAACAATAAATCTTACATAAAGGTAAATTTTGAACGTTTATCTATTCAAGCTTACTATCCTCTAAACGCCAATTCACGTTATAGCAATTCTAACTCAGTAGAGCTTATTTATTTAGAATATGACATTGCTAATCTATTAGCAGAAGCCGTTGATAGTCTTTTAAAACGCTTCATTGAGATATGGGGAATAGGTGCTTTATTATTGTCACTATTTTGTGTCATGTTGCATTATTTACTTATCCGCCCGTTAACTCAATTAAGCCAAGCCGCTAAAAATCTAGATTCTCCCGATTTCAACACTGATATTTTATGTGCCTCAACCGAGTTGATTAATTTACGTGACTACCTAAACCAAGTTAATGGTCGATTATCTCGTAGTAAGAAACGTCTTAATGATGCAGAGCAACGCTGGCTATTTGCTGTTGAGGGCGCACGTAATGGGATTTGGGATTGGTGTATTTCTACTGGTGATGTGTTTGTCTCAGACCGCTGGAAAGACATTTTAGGCTATCAACCTTATGAGCTTGATAATGATTATTCTGTGTGGGAATCTCGTTTACATAGAGATGATAAAGCTCAGGTCTTAAATACTTTACAAAATTACATAAACAACCAACACGAGTATTATGAAAGTGTTCACCGTTTACGCCATAAAGATGGTCGTTATATTTGGATACTTGACCGAGGTAAAATAGTTGAATGGGATGAGCGCGGTCGACCATCACGAATTATCGGTACGATAACAGATGTTTCTGGTGACGTTAAAAGCCAGAATATTACAAATGATAAGCAAGGTCATAATGGCCTTACCGATTTAATTAATCGTGATGTACTGGCTGATCAGCTTTATGACTTACAAGTTTTCAGTCGCAAGACAGGTCAGTTTTCTGCGTTATTGATGATTAATTTAGATAATTTTAAATTAATCAATGATGCTTTAGGTCGTCAATTAGGTGACCGATTATTAATGCAGATAGCTGCGCGATTGTCAGGTACATTTTCTAGTGCTGGTTTGGTGGCTCGCCTTGGTGCTGATGAGTTCGTTATTTTAGCCAAAAATTTTGGTAATGAAATTGATCAAGCAAATAAGCGTGCGTTAGCATTAGCTAGTGAAGTAAGGCAATTAATTGGCCGTGGCTTTACGATTTCTGATCAAAACTTAACTATTTCAGCTCGTATCGGATTAGTTGTTTTTGATGGTATTGAGTCGTTAGAGCCGCAGGTATTGTTGGCTCGTGCCGACAGTGCTTTGGAGCAAGCAAAAGACAGTCGTTCTAATGGTTGCGCCATTTATCAAGCGGAATTAGATCAGAATCAGGTTCAACCATTTAAATTACAAAATGAATTGAAACTAGCTATCCATAACCAACAAATGTCATTGGTTTATCAACCGGTTGTCGATCAGGCCGGGCAGCTTAATAGCGTTGAAGTGCTAATGCGTTGGTATCATCCTCAATATGGCTATATTAGTCCTCGCAAGTTTATTGCATCAGCTGAATTGTCTGATTGTATTTTTGAGTTAGAGTTATGGGCATTAGATAAAGTCTGTGAAGTTATTAGAGAACTTCAGCAGGCTAATGCGACTGTTCCAATTATGTCGTTAAATGTGTCCTCACGACACTTTCATCAAGATCACTTCGTTAATGTGATTATGAATAGAATCAATGCAGCACAAATATCACCCACATTACTTCAGTTTGAGTTAGCTGAAGACGTGTTTGTTGTTAATGCTAACGTTGCCAGGAATAAAATTGCTGAGTTACAACGATTTGGTGTCAACATTGCGATGGATAATTTTGGCAGTGGGTCTTGTGCTGTCCATTTATTGCAGGGTATTCGTTTCTCACAAGTGAAGTTAGCGGCAGTTTACCTTGAGGACATAGAGTTTAACCCCGAAACTTTTAACATTATCAGTGCCATTGTTGAGTTTGCCGCAAAATTAAACTTTCCTGTTGTAGCTAAACAGATTGAGAATAAGCAACAACTTAATTTACTGACTCATGCTAAATGTACATGGTTTCAGGGGTATATTATTAGCAGACCGTTAGTTCATGACGATATCATTCAATTGATTAAGACGCAGTTGTCTTTGAGTGTAGTGCCATAA
- a CDS encoding alpha/beta fold hydrolase has protein sequence MHYMKFSSELKLDTSEQRHFWQQVHQSSFCATDGINIAYAMIQHPNKQRAIVISNGRVESYIKYQELIFDLYQQGFSVYALDHRGQGLSDRLTHNPHQGYVDSFTDYTADLAQFIDQVVQPQQHEELFIIAHSMGCTIASDYLNKYPKTFTAAVFSAPMFGIRLPFAKSLVSWLAQKLNNNRIEAGKVHSTFVLGGTHYKPDSFKRNPLTHSQYRYQHYRNLFEATVKAQLGSPTNHWLLEAMSAAQRSINYAKNSQTPILILQAQKDRIVCNEAQNQALSTQCHKVVIEGAFHEVFIESDNMRNIALSYTVDFMALHSKTTAS, from the coding sequence ATGCATTACATGAAATTTTCATCCGAATTAAAGCTCGATACGAGTGAGCAACGACATTTTTGGCAGCAAGTACACCAATCAAGTTTCTGTGCTACTGACGGTATCAACATTGCCTATGCGATGATCCAACACCCTAATAAACAACGCGCAATAGTGATCAGTAATGGCAGAGTAGAATCTTATATAAAGTATCAAGAATTGATATTTGATTTATATCAACAAGGGTTCAGTGTTTATGCTTTAGACCATCGCGGTCAAGGGTTATCAGACAGACTCACGCATAATCCTCATCAGGGCTATGTTGATAGCTTTACCGATTATACTGCTGACTTAGCTCAATTTATCGATCAGGTCGTACAGCCACAACAGCATGAAGAGTTATTTATAATCGCTCACTCGATGGGCTGTACCATCGCAAGTGATTATCTTAATAAATACCCAAAAACGTTTACTGCTGCAGTGTTTTCAGCACCCATGTTTGGTATACGACTACCATTTGCTAAATCACTTGTCAGTTGGTTAGCTCAAAAACTCAATAATAATCGCATTGAAGCCGGTAAAGTGCATAGTACCTTTGTGCTAGGTGGAACCCATTACAAACCCGATAGTTTTAAGCGCAATCCGCTCACTCATAGCCAATACCGCTACCAGCACTATCGTAACCTATTCGAGGCGACCGTTAAGGCACAATTGGGTTCGCCTACTAATCATTGGTTACTTGAAGCAATGAGCGCAGCACAGAGAAGTATTAACTATGCTAAGAACAGTCAAACTCCAATTCTCATCCTACAAGCTCAGAAAGACAGAATTGTCTGTAATGAGGCACAAAACCAAGCACTGAGCACTCAATGCCATAAGGTTGTTATTGAAGGCGCATTTCATGAGGTATTTATTGAGAGCGATAACATGCGTAATATTGCATTGTCTTACACTGTTGATTTTATGGCACTACACTCAAAGACAACTGCGTCTTAA